A stretch of the bacterium genome encodes the following:
- a CDS encoding CDGSH iron-sulfur domain-containing protein: MANHTTAKPVCFDKRPAVLELEPGTYHWCACGQSKNQPFCDGSHKGSSFSPQVVTIEEKKKIALCNCKASQKGAICDGTHKTLT, translated from the coding sequence ATGGCAAATCACACCACCGCCAAACCCGTCTGTTTTGATAAACGCCCCGCGGTGCTTGAACTTGAACCTGGAACATATCATTGGTGCGCCTGTGGGCAGAGCAAAAACCAACCCTTTTGCGACGGCTCGCACAAGGGCTCAAGCTTTTCCCCACAAGTCGTGACGATTGAAGAAAAGAAAAAAATTGCACTGTGCAATTGCAAAGCATCCCAAAAGGGGGCAATTTGTGACGGCACGCATAAAACTCTGACCTAG
- the trmB gene encoding tRNA (guanosine(46)-N7)-methyltransferase TrmB translates to MESYLKQVKRRRTRLEILTRNPVNPYIQLISEYPDQILEFEDFDKDLLRLRELLQGYSRVVVELGSGSGGHLIERAKRDPAALCLGFEIRFKRSVRTVEKALKGGIRNLCLCRVDARIVDDLLGPNSVDDLYVNFPDPWPRRRSEKNRLLRGEFWNSLHTILKPQAKFYFKTDNDQYFSAVLSELSALEKFKILGQTLDLHASPYNTTNVVTEFEKLFLSQGEKIKFLEAIKV, encoded by the coding sequence ATGGAGTCATATCTTAAACAAGTCAAACGCAGACGAACGCGCTTAGAGATTTTAACGCGTAATCCCGTCAATCCCTATATTCAGCTGATCTCTGAATATCCTGACCAAATTTTAGAATTTGAAGATTTCGACAAAGATTTATTACGCTTACGTGAGTTACTACAGGGCTATTCTCGAGTAGTAGTTGAACTTGGATCTGGTTCGGGTGGGCACTTAATTGAACGCGCAAAACGCGACCCAGCAGCGCTTTGTCTTGGCTTTGAAATTCGTTTTAAACGATCTGTGCGCACTGTCGAGAAGGCCTTGAAGGGCGGAATTCGTAACCTCTGCCTCTGTCGTGTAGATGCGCGTATTGTTGATGACTTGCTCGGGCCCAATTCGGTAGATGATCTCTATGTAAATTTCCCAGACCCTTGGCCACGACGCCGTTCTGAGAAAAACCGACTGCTACGCGGAGAATTTTGGAATAGTTTGCACACTATTTTAAAGCCCCAGGCTAAATTTTATTTTAAGACTGACAATGACCAGTATTTTTCTGCCGTTCTTTCGGAATTAAGTGCGCTTGAGAAATTCAAAATCCTTGGCCAAACTCTGGACCTGCACGCTAGCCCCTATAATACAACAAACGTAGTTACGGAATTTGAAAAGTTATTTCTGTCACAAGGCGAGAAGATTAAATTTTTAGAGGCAATTAAGGTTTGA
- a CDS encoding FAD-dependent thymidylate synthase, translating to MPKNEVTYPEGAIKVLDKGFVRLVDVMGDDSSIVQAARVSYAKGTKTVSEDEGLIRYLMRHHHTTPFEMVEFKFHCRMPIFVARQWIRHRTANVNEMSGRYSEMPDWFYEPTAELCTTQSMQNRQGGTGETVEGADDVATSFTTAQDKIYADYEMYLQKNLRRELARVNLPVSLYTEWYWKIDLHNLFHFLRLRIDPHAQYEIRVYAEAMAKVVAERVPMAWQAFEDYVINAAHFSRLEISVLQDILKGTRLTREEIESRFQNKRERGEFIARLEAFGYKL from the coding sequence ATGCCCAAGAATGAAGTTACTTATCCAGAGGGAGCGATCAAAGTATTAGATAAGGGTTTTGTGCGCCTAGTTGATGTGATGGGCGATGATTCGTCAATCGTGCAGGCAGCGCGGGTTTCTTATGCGAAAGGAACTAAGACCGTATCGGAAGATGAGGGGCTAATTCGCTATTTGATGCGCCATCACCATACAACGCCATTTGAAATGGTTGAGTTTAAATTTCATTGCCGCATGCCAATCTTTGTCGCGCGTCAGTGGATTCGCCATCGCACAGCAAACGTTAATGAAATGAGTGGACGCTACAGTGAAATGCCGGATTGGTTTTATGAGCCGACTGCAGAACTTTGCACCACGCAATCAATGCAAAATCGCCAAGGCGGCACAGGCGAGACGGTTGAAGGGGCTGACGATGTGGCGACAAGCTTTACTACGGCTCAGGATAAAATTTATGCCGATTATGAAATGTATCTACAAAAAAATCTGCGCCGCGAACTTGCCCGCGTCAATCTACCGGTGAGCTTATACACCGAGTGGTATTGGAAAATAGATTTACACAATTTGTTCCACTTTTTGCGTTTGCGGATTGACCCGCATGCGCAATACGAAATTCGAGTCTACGCCGAAGCGATGGCTAAGGTCGTTGCTGAACGAGTGCCAATGGCCTGGCAGGCCTTTGAAGACTATGTAATTAATGCCGCGCATTTTTCTCGACTTGAGATTTCTGTGTTGCAAGATATTTTAAAGGGAACGCGCTTAACGCGCGAAGAAATCGAGAGTCGCTTCCAGAATAAGCGCGAACGCGGGGAGTTTATTGCTCGGCTGGAGGCTTTTGGTTATAAACTCTAA